In a genomic window of Deltaproteobacteria bacterium:
- a CDS encoding Uma2 family endonuclease, translating into MPLAKKTGKKFTYADYLTWPDDERWELIDGQAYCMTPAPSVTHQRIANNPNILLSTHPEKKAECFVGIAPTDVVLSESDVVQPDIFVVCDKDKITEANIRGAPDLVIERTSLTTIN; encoded by the coding sequence ATGCCCTTAGCCAAGAAAACCGGAAAGAAGTTTACTTATGCTGATTACTTGACCTGGCCGGATGATGAGCGGTGGGAATTGATTGACGGTCAGGCCTATTGTATGACTCCTGCTCCTTCCGTTACACATCAAAGAATTGCTAACAATCCGAACATTCTGCTTTCTACTCATCCTGAGAAGAAAGCAGAATGTTTTGTTGGCATTGCTCCCACTGATGTCGTCCTTTCAGAATCTGATGTAGTCCAGCCGGATATTTTTGTTGTGTGCGACAAAGACAAGATCACAGAAGCCAATATCCGGGGTGCGCCGGATCTGGTCATTGAACGGACTTCACTAACAACGATCAACTGA